From the Rhizobium sp. SL42 genome, the window TCGACCAGGCCGATGCCGGTCGCCTGCTGGAAGCGATCGCGGTCGAACTCGACATTCCGCCCGAAAATGTCGCCCCGGCCTATGAGGATCCGGCCGAATGGATCGTCAAGGAAGGCAATCTTCCGGAAAATGTCGATCCGTCCAATTCGAAGCTCAAGGATCCGGAGGAACGCAACCGCATCGCCAGGGTATTCGGCAACGGCCTGACCAATCCGGCCGGCTATGTCCTGCCCGTACAGGCCTGGCAGAGCCGGGCATCGGGCCGGACCTGGGTCAGCGAGAAATGGCGCACCCGTCGTGGCCAGCTTTATCTCATCCCCGGCGACAGCCCCGTCGGCTTCCGCCTGCCGCTCAATGCCCTGCCCTATGTGTCGCCGTCCTGGTATCCCTATATCAATCCGGACGACCCGACGGTGGAAAAGCCGCCGCTGCCCGACTTCTCCACCGAGAAGGGTCGCGTCATGCCCGAGCATTCGCTGAAAACCGATACCGGCCAGCAACAGCAGATGGGACAGTCCTACGAGGAAATCGGCGGACGCGTGCGCACGGCGATATCCGTCGAGGTGCGCGATGGCCGGCTGTGCATCTTCATGCCGCCGACGGCGGCGCTGGAGGACTATCTCGACCTCGTCGCCTCGGCCGAGCGCGCAGCCGCGTCCCTGAACCTGCCCGTCCATATCGAAGGCTACACGCCACCGCATGACGAGCGGCTGAATGTCATCCGCGTGGCACCGGACCCCGGCGTCATCGAAGTCAACATCCACCCGGCCTACAATTGGGAAGACTGCGTCGAGACCACGACGGCGATCTACGAAGAGGCACGCCTCTGCCGGCTGGGCGCCGACAAGTTCATGATCGACGGCCGCCACACCGGCACCGGCGGTGGCAACCATGTCGTGGTTGGCGGCGCCAGCACCAATGACAGCCCCTTCCTGCGCCGCCCCGACCTGTTGAAGAGCCTGGTGCTGCACTGGCAGCGCCATCCCTCGCTGTCCTACATGTTTTCCGGCCTGTTCATCGGCCCGACCAGCCAGGCGCCGCGCATCGACGAGGCCCGCCATGACAGCCTCTACGAACTCGAAATCGCCATGGCGCAGATCCCGATGCCGGATACGGGCGACGTCCCGCCTCTGCCCTGGCTCGTCGACCGGCTGTTCCGCAACCTGCTGATCGACGTCACCGGCAATACTCATCGCTCCGAAATCTGCATCGACAAGCTGTTTTCTCCGGATGGCCCGACCGGACGCCTGGGCCTTGTCGAATTCCGCGGTTTCGAAATGCCGCCGAATGCCCGCATGTCGCTGGCCCAGCAATTGCTGATTCGCGCGCTGATCACCCGTTTCTGGAAAAATCCGATCGGCGGCAATTTCGTCCGCTGGGGCACCTCGCTGCACGATCGCTTCATGCTGCCGCATTATATCTGGCAGGATTTCCTCGAAGTGCTGGCCGATCTTCGCCACCACGGTTTCGACTTCAAGCCCGAGTGGTTTGCCGCCCAGCTCGAATTCCGCTTTCCCTTCGCCGGCGAGGTGGAATACGAGGGCTCAAAGCTGGAATTGCGCCAGGCACTGGAGCCCTGGCATGTCATGGGCGAACAGGGCGCGATCGGCGGCACGGTCCGTTATGTCGATTCGTCCGTCGAGCGCCTGCAGGTGAAGCTGGAAACGGCAAATCCCGAGAGATACGCCGTTGCCTGCAACGGCCGGCGCGTGCCGCTGCGAAAGAGCGGGATCAATGAAGTCGCCGTGGCTGGTGTGCGCTACAAGGCCTGGCAGCCGGCGTCAGGCCTGCATCCGGTCCTGCCCGTCAACACACCGCTAACATTCGACATATATGATATATGGTCCGGACGCTCGATCGGTGGCTGCGTGTATCACGTGGCCCATCCCGGCGGACGGAACTATGACACTTTCCCTGTGAATGGGAATGAAGCGGAAGCCCGACGGCTTGCACGTTTCGAGCCATGGGGCCATACAGCCGGCTCCTATCCCCTTTGGCCCGAGACCGTGTCGCCGGAATTTCCGCACACATTGGACCTGAGACGACCCCAGGGTATCTGATTTGATGGCAAATAAACCGGCAGCGGAAAAGACCCCGCCCAAAGCACCCGCCAGCGCGGCCCGCACGGCCCGCTACCGCGCGGTGGCGGGTGCAGCCGATGAGATGATCGATCCCCAGGGCAAAATCCGCCCGGTCTGGCAGCCATTTGTCTCTGCCCTCGAAAAGATGACCGAACACGAATTGCACGAGCGCTTTGCGCGGGCAGATCGTTACCTTCGCGATGCCGGTGTGTTCTATCGTGCCTATGGCTCGGACGGCAGCAGCGAGCGCGCCTGGCCGTTCTCGCACATTCCCGTGCTGATTTCCGACGCCGAATGGCAGGTACTGGCTGATGGTCTTGTCCAGCGCGCCGATCTTCTCGAACAGGTCGTCGCCGATATCTATTCCGACAACACTCTTGTGCAGCAAGGTTTCCTGCCACCGGCACTGATCGCGTCAAATCCCGAATTCCTGCGCCCCCTCGTTGGCATCAAGCCGGCCGGCGGCCATTACCTGCATTTCTGTTCCTTCGAAATCGGACGCGGTCCTGACGGCAACTGGTGGGTTCTGGCCGACCGCACGCAGGCACCGTCCGGCGCAGGCTTTGCGCTCGAAAACCGCGTGGCCACGGCGCGCGCATTTTCCGACATCTACGCCGAAACCCATGTGCACCGGCTCGCCTCCTTCTTCGGCGCCTTCCGCTCGGCACTTCAGGGCCAGAAACAGGGCAATGACGACCGCATTGCCGTTCTGTCACCCGGCCCGGCCAACGAAACCTATTTCGAACACGCCTACATCGCCCGTTATCTCGGCATCATGCTGCTCGAGGGCGAGGACCTTTCCGTCGTCAATGGCAAGGTCATGGTGCGCACCGTCGCCGGCCTCAAGCCGATCAGCGTGCTCTGGCGCCGCCTCGATGCGGCTTTCGCCGATCCGCTGGAACTCGACCAGAACTCCTATATCGGCACGCCCGGCATGGTCGAGGCGCTGCGCAATGGTGCCGTTTCCTTCGTCAATGCGCTCGGTTCCGGCATTCTCGAAACCCGCGCTTTGCTCGCCTTCATGCCGACCATCTCGCGCCATCTGCTGGGCGAGGAACTGAAGCTGCCGTCGATCGCCACCTGGTGGTGCGGTCAAAAGGCCGAACGCGACCATGTCGCCCGGCATCTGGACCGCATGGTCATCGGCTCGGCCTATTCCCGCCTGCCCTTCTTCGACGACAACGGCCGCTCGGTGATGGGGTCGCGCTACAAGGACAGCCAGGGCCGCACGGCCGCCGAATGGCTTGAAGCCGAGGCCGGCAACCTCGTCGGGCAGGAGGTGGTCACCCTGTCCACCACGCCCGCGATCATCAACGGCCAATTGTGCCCGCGCCCGATGAGCCTGCGGGTCTTTGCCGCCCGCACCAAGGATGGTTGGCAGATCATGCCCGGCGGCTTCGCCCGCATCGGCAGCGGCAACGACGTGTCTGCGATCGCCATGCAGTCCGGCGGCAGCGCTGCCGATGTCTGGATCGTGTCCGACAAGCCGGTCGATCGCACCTCGCTGCTGCCGGCCGAGGAAAGCTTCACCCGCAACATGCCCGGCAGCCTGCCGAGCCGGGCTGCCGACAATCTCTTCTGGCTGGGCCGCTATATCGAGCGCGCCGAAGGTGTGCTGCGCATCCTGCGCGCCTGGCATGCCCGCTTTGCCGAGAGCGCCAACCCGGACCAACCGCTTCTCGCCTTCGTCACCGATTACCTCTCCGATATCGATGTCGACACAAAGAACGGCGTACCGGAAAGCCTGCTGCGCAACATCGACAGTGCCGTCTACTCCGCCAGCAATATTCGCGACCGTTTCTCGCCCGATGGCTGGCTGGCGCTGACCGACCTGTCGAAGACGGCCAAACGCTTCCACGAACGCGTCAAGCCGGGCGACGATGCTGCCCATGCGATGACCATATTGCTGCGCAAGCTCGCGGGCTTTGCCGGTCTGGTGCATGAAAACATGTACCGTTTCACCGGCTGGCGCTTCCTCACAATCGGCCGTCTGCTGGAGCGCGGCCTGCACATGACCCGGCTTCTGGGCCACATGACCGGGCCCGACGCGCCCGATGGCGCACTCGACATGCTGCTGGAGATTGGCGACAACGTCATGACCCATCGCCGCCGCTACAACGTCTCGACGGCCAGCCTGACCGTCACCGATCTTCTGGCGCTGGACCCGCTCAACCCGCGTTCGATCCTGTTCCAGTTGAACGAGATCCGCACAGAGGTCGAGCAGTTGCCGAACGCCATGATCAATGGCCAGATGTCGAGCATGTCCAGGGAAGCCATGCGCCTGCATTCCGGCCTTGCTGTGATGACACCGGAGACCATGACCGCCGAGGTCTATACGAACCTCGAACGCGAGCTGGAAAAGCTTTCCGACATCCTCGCGCAAACCTATCTGGGCTGACCCGATGCTCTACGATGTGTCGCTCCATCTCGCGTATCACTACGAAGCCCAGGCAT encodes:
- a CDS encoding circularly permuted type 2 ATP-grasp protein, which gives rise to MANKPAAEKTPPKAPASAARTARYRAVAGAADEMIDPQGKIRPVWQPFVSALEKMTEHELHERFARADRYLRDAGVFYRAYGSDGSSERAWPFSHIPVLISDAEWQVLADGLVQRADLLEQVVADIYSDNTLVQQGFLPPALIASNPEFLRPLVGIKPAGGHYLHFCSFEIGRGPDGNWWVLADRTQAPSGAGFALENRVATARAFSDIYAETHVHRLASFFGAFRSALQGQKQGNDDRIAVLSPGPANETYFEHAYIARYLGIMLLEGEDLSVVNGKVMVRTVAGLKPISVLWRRLDAAFADPLELDQNSYIGTPGMVEALRNGAVSFVNALGSGILETRALLAFMPTISRHLLGEELKLPSIATWWCGQKAERDHVARHLDRMVIGSAYSRLPFFDDNGRSVMGSRYKDSQGRTAAEWLEAEAGNLVGQEVVTLSTTPAIINGQLCPRPMSLRVFAARTKDGWQIMPGGFARIGSGNDVSAIAMQSGGSAADVWIVSDKPVDRTSLLPAEESFTRNMPGSLPSRAADNLFWLGRYIERAEGVLRILRAWHARFAESANPDQPLLAFVTDYLSDIDVDTKNGVPESLLRNIDSAVYSASNIRDRFSPDGWLALTDLSKTAKRFHERVKPGDDAAHAMTILLRKLAGFAGLVHENMYRFTGWRFLTIGRLLERGLHMTRLLGHMTGPDAPDGALDMLLEIGDNVMTHRRRYNVSTASLTVTDLLALDPLNPRSILFQLNEIRTEVEQLPNAMINGQMSSMSREAMRLHSGLAVMTPETMTAEVYTNLERELEKLSDILAQTYLG
- a CDS encoding transglutaminase family protein; protein product: MSIKASIYHLTHYKYDNPIKLGPQIIRLKPAAHSRTKVISHSLKVTPENHFVNLQQDPYGNYLARFVFPDPVTEFKIEVDLVADMSVYNPFDFFTEEEASKWPFDYPAEIRDDLAIYMTQEPETPALAAFMKTIDMTPGQGTVDMIVALNARLQQEIGYVIRMEAGVQTPDETLNSARGSCRDTSWLLVQILRRLGLAARFVSGYLIQLTPDLKALDGPSGTEVDFTDLHAWCEAYIPGAGWIGFDPTSGLLTGESHIPLAATPHFSNAAPISGGYFGEAKTEFAFDMQVKRVSEHPRITKPFSDESWDSLNELGRKVDAELKAGDVRLTMGGEPTFVSIDDFQSEEWNTEAVGPTKREKADILIRRLRERFAPGGFLHYGQGKWYPGESLPRWTFSLYWRRDGLPVWNNPDLIALENKDHKVDQADAGRLLEAIAVELDIPPENVAPAYEDPAEWIVKEGNLPENVDPSNSKLKDPEERNRIARVFGNGLTNPAGYVLPVQAWQSRASGRTWVSEKWRTRRGQLYLIPGDSPVGFRLPLNALPYVSPSWYPYINPDDPTVEKPPLPDFSTEKGRVMPEHSLKTDTGQQQQMGQSYEEIGGRVRTAISVEVRDGRLCIFMPPTAALEDYLDLVASAERAAASLNLPVHIEGYTPPHDERLNVIRVAPDPGVIEVNIHPAYNWEDCVETTTAIYEEARLCRLGADKFMIDGRHTGTGGGNHVVVGGASTNDSPFLRRPDLLKSLVLHWQRHPSLSYMFSGLFIGPTSQAPRIDEARHDSLYELEIAMAQIPMPDTGDVPPLPWLVDRLFRNLLIDVTGNTHRSEICIDKLFSPDGPTGRLGLVEFRGFEMPPNARMSLAQQLLIRALITRFWKNPIGGNFVRWGTSLHDRFMLPHYIWQDFLEVLADLRHHGFDFKPEWFAAQLEFRFPFAGEVEYEGSKLELRQALEPWHVMGEQGAIGGTVRYVDSSVERLQVKLETANPERYAVACNGRRVPLRKSGINEVAVAGVRYKAWQPASGLHPVLPVNTPLTFDIYDIWSGRSIGGCVYHVAHPGGRNYDTFPVNGNEAEARRLARFEPWGHTAGSYPLWPETVSPEFPHTLDLRRPQGI